TTATCACAGGCACTATCTTCGATACCATAAATCCTGAAGCTGGCTTGTACCCCTTTATCAGCTTTAGATTCGGTTCGGGCAACAGGTCGAGATTCTCGCAGAGGCCCCGGTCGGGATTGTGGAATTTCTGTCCACCGCAATTATAGGATAGACCTTTGATTTCCTTGAGATTGCCGTTGCCCTCGAGCGCCGCGATCAATTCCAGTAGAGTTTCTTCTCCCTCGCCTCTTATGACAAAATCGCCATTGTCGAGAGCTTCTTCGGGAAGGAAGGTGGGGTGCGGCCCGCCAAAAACAATGGGCATCCCCATCCTCGAGATGCGACGGGCAATCATATAGGCTCTTGGAGCGGTGGATGTGATCGTGGAGATCCCGATGAGGTCTGCGCTCGCAACGGAGTTCCAATCTATCCTTTCTCTCTCTTCAAAATAGACCTCTGTCTCATAGCCTCGATTCTCAAGTATAGTTGCAAGCAAGACACTCCCCAATCTCGGAAGAGCAAATTTGCTGAAGATATTATAGCCTGGTGCTTTCGGTTCGATGAAAATGACCTTCTTCAATACCATTCCTTTCTTATCTTATACTTTTCTGAAGATCCGTTAGCATCTGCAGAAATTGTGGCTCTATTTTAGCACAATAGTTGATTCCTTTACTTTCCTCCCGGCGATGGTAAAATAATTAACTTTTCAATCGGGAGGAATTCGAAATTATGAAAAAATCGAGCCCATCCTTTATTTTAATCATAATCTGCGTTGCTCTGTTTGGCGTACCATGTTCAACGGCAAATGCCTGCACTAATTTCCTCATCACGAAGGGAGCCTCGGCGGACGGATCCACGATGATTACCTATTCTGCCGACTCGCATGAGTTTTACGGAGATCTGAGCCACCTGCCTCCCGGCATATACATGCAGGGAGCGATGCATCCAGTCATCGAATGGGATTCAGGGAAGTATCTGGGACAGATTCCGGAAGCTCCTCGCACGTACGGAGTCGTCGGCTTGATGAACGAGCATCAGGTGGCGATCGGAGAAACCACATTTGGTGGAAGGAATGAGTGTCACGGTGGCAAGGGGATTCTCGATTATGGAAGCCTCATGTTCATCGCTCTTCAGCGAGCGAAGACGGCGCGCGAAGCTATCAAGATCATCGGAGATCTGACCGCGGAGCATGGATACGTCAGCACCGGCGAATCGCTTTCCGTCTCCGACCCCAACGAGGTCTGGATCATGGAGATCATCGGCAAGGGTCCTGACAACAAAGGAGCCGTCTGGGTTGCCCTCAGGGTTCCCGATGGTTACGTCTGCGCCCATGCCAATCAATCAAGGATCCGGCAGTTCCCCCTGAACGATCCCGAGAACTGCCTCTACGCCCCCGATGTCATCTCATTCGCAAAAGAGAAGGGGTTCTATAAAGGAGAGGATAAGGATTTCAGCTTTGCCGACACTTATGCGCCGCTGACCTACGGGGCGCTGCGATTCTGCGAGGTGAGAGTATGGGAGATGTTCAACAGGGTGGCCTCCTCGCTCAAGATATCGAGTGATTATGTCAAAGGTGTTCTTGGTTCTCAGCCACTACCGCTCTGGATCAAGCCAGACAAGAAGTTATCCGTGCACGACGTCATGGAGCTGATGAGGGATCATTTCGAGGGAACCGAATTCGACCTGACAAAGGACATCGGTGCGGGTCCCTTCCAGTGTCCGTATCGCTGGAGACCGCTGACATGGAAGGTGAATGATGTTGAATACCTGAATGAGCGCGCAACATCCACCCAGCAGACAGGCTTTTCATTCGTGGCACAGTCACGCGCATGGCTTCCCGATCCCATAGGCGGGATCTTATGGTTCGGCGTGGATGACACGTACAGCACCGTTTATGTTCCGATGTACTGCGGGATTTCGGAAGTGCCCAAAAGTTACTCCAAGGGGAACGGCTCGTTATACGACTTTACGTGGGATGCAGCTTTCTGGGTCTTCAACTGGGTTGCCAACTTCGCCTATTCGCGTTACAGCGATATGATCCAGGATATACAGGTCGTCCAGCGAGAGATAGAGGGAAGGTTCATCAATGACCAGCCCGAAATCGAGAAGGCTGCTCTTGAGCTCTATAAGAGATCGCCGCGATTGGCCGTTGATTACCTGACCGATTACTCCGTCAAACAGGGGAATATTGTTGTGGATAGGTGGAGAAAGCT
This Acidobacteriota bacterium DNA region includes the following protein-coding sequences:
- a CDS encoding C69 family dipeptidase, producing MKKSSPSFILIIICVALFGVPCSTANACTNFLITKGASADGSTMITYSADSHEFYGDLSHLPPGIYMQGAMHPVIEWDSGKYLGQIPEAPRTYGVVGLMNEHQVAIGETTFGGRNECHGGKGILDYGSLMFIALQRAKTAREAIKIIGDLTAEHGYVSTGESLSVSDPNEVWIMEIIGKGPDNKGAVWVALRVPDGYVCAHANQSRIRQFPLNDPENCLYAPDVISFAKEKGFYKGEDKDFSFADTYAPLTYGALRFCEVRVWEMFNRVASSLKISSDYVKGVLGSQPLPLWIKPDKKLSVHDVMELMRDHFEGTEFDLTKDIGAGPFQCPYRWRPLTWKVNDVEYLNERATSTQQTGFSFVAQSRAWLPDPIGGILWFGVDDTYSTVYVPMYCGISEVPKSYSKGNGSLYDFTWDAAFWVFNWVANFAYSRYSDMIQDIQVVQREIEGRFINDQPEIEKAALELYKRSPRLAVDYLTDYSVKQGNIVVDRWRKLGQDLLVKYMDGNVKTPQRKPTHPGYPESWYRRIVEDNGEELKMKKLPGEPEESH